The Magnolia sinica isolate HGM2019 chromosome 10, MsV1, whole genome shotgun sequence genome includes a window with the following:
- the LOC131258322 gene encoding glutathione S-transferase F8, chloroplastic-like isoform X2: protein MGSVNVYGPTLSTAVSRVLACLIEKEVQFQLINVDMSKEHHKKPDFLKIQPFGQVPAFQDENIFVTEKYAEQGNKALYGTNLLERASIDQWLEAEGQSFNPPSSTLVFQLAFAPRMKLKQDPAVIAQSEEKLGKVLDVYERRLGESKFLAGDEFTLADLSHLPNTQYLVHNTDRSEMFASRKNVSRWWEEISGRASWKKVVEMQKNPTPA, encoded by the exons ATGGGGAGCGTGAACGTGTACGGACCAACATTGTCGACGGCGGTTTCCCGCGTTCTAGCTTGTCTGATCGAGAAAGAAGTCCAATTCCAGCTCATCAATGTTGACATGTCAAAAGAACACCACAAGAAGCCCGACTTCCTCAAAATTCAG CCCTTCGGCCAAGTCCCTGCCTTCCAAGATGAAAACATCTTC GTTACGGAGAAATACGCAGAACAGGGGAATAAGGCCCTGTATGGGACAAACTTGTTAGAGAGGGCATCCATTGATCAATGGCTGGAGGCTGAAGGGCAGAGCTTCAACCCACCAAGCTCGACGTTGGTCTTTCAGCTGGCATTTGCACCTCGAATGAAGCTGAAGCAGGACCCGGCTGTGATAGCGCAGAGTGAGGAGAAGCTGGGGAAGGTGCTGGATGTGTATGAGAGAAGGCTTGGAGAAAGCAAGTTCCTGGCAGGGGATGAATTCACACTTGCTGATCTTTCTCACCTGCCAAACACACAATATCTTGTCCACAACACTGACAGGAGTGAGATGTTTGCATCGAGGAAGAATGTGAGTAGGTGGTGGGAGGAGATATCGGGCCGAGCTTCGTGGAAGAAGGTGGTGGAGATGCAGAAGAACCCGACTCCTGCTTAG
- the LOC131258322 gene encoding glutathione S-transferase F11-like isoform X1, translating to MGSVNVYGPTLSTAVSRVLACLIEKEVQFQLINVDMSKEHHKKPDFLKIQPFGQVPAFQDENIFLFESRAICRYVTEKYAEQGNKALYGTNLLERASIDQWLEAEGQSFNPPSSTLVFQLAFAPRMKLKQDPAVIAQSEEKLGKVLDVYERRLGESKFLAGDEFTLADLSHLPNTQYLVHNTDRSEMFASRKNVSRWWEEISGRASWKKVVEMQKNPTPA from the exons ATGGGGAGCGTGAACGTGTACGGACCAACATTGTCGACGGCGGTTTCCCGCGTTCTAGCTTGTCTGATCGAGAAAGAAGTCCAATTCCAGCTCATCAATGTTGACATGTCAAAAGAACACCACAAGAAGCCCGACTTCCTCAAAATTCAG CCCTTCGGCCAAGTCCCTGCCTTCCAAGATGAAAACATCTTCCTTTTTG aGTCTCGGGCGATATGTCGATACGTTACGGAGAAATACGCAGAACAGGGGAATAAGGCCCTGTATGGGACAAACTTGTTAGAGAGGGCATCCATTGATCAATGGCTGGAGGCTGAAGGGCAGAGCTTCAACCCACCAAGCTCGACGTTGGTCTTTCAGCTGGCATTTGCACCTCGAATGAAGCTGAAGCAGGACCCGGCTGTGATAGCGCAGAGTGAGGAGAAGCTGGGGAAGGTGCTGGATGTGTATGAGAGAAGGCTTGGAGAAAGCAAGTTCCTGGCAGGGGATGAATTCACACTTGCTGATCTTTCTCACCTGCCAAACACACAATATCTTGTCCACAACACTGACAGGAGTGAGATGTTTGCATCGAGGAAGAATGTGAGTAGGTGGTGGGAGGAGATATCGGGCCGAGCTTCGTGGAAGAAGGTGGTGGAGATGCAGAAGAACCCGACTCCTGCTTAG